One Rhinoderma darwinii isolate aRhiDar2 chromosome 6, aRhiDar2.hap1, whole genome shotgun sequence DNA window includes the following coding sequences:
- the LOC142656069 gene encoding LOW QUALITY PROTEIN: up-regulator of cell proliferation-like (The sequence of the model RefSeq protein was modified relative to this genomic sequence to represent the inferred CDS: substituted 1 base at 1 genomic stop codon), with amino-acid sequence MDLEGEDCYFGGLFLEPDRPEEERNHEENPEQAAVRALDPNHQQLEEMISNITLMPYLPGFTWDSETKTFDKKCKELNMEKFRSSKLSLMDVLKIGQEDLKRIVPQRIEEVPWRFLQNLMALNSSARNTRFNQSPDTKISALHEEDMDFMDEMDNSSSIHPLDVLCLLLHCSDSFLQQEIVTKMSMCQFALPLLLPTGDGAGSTFMLWTMRDIVKRWRPHAIADSKGCREDNLVNIPMPVFSFARLGKCNLSKSRILNCILSSAQKHHDFFVHQNMEGANILREMSDGLVEIAWFFPGGRENSDIFADPIAVTNLRGDLESNWEQFSFLTKVSTAVFIFIESIDERQYHLLVKMEETNTNYFIIIAPPSRGISGETQTYVKMLYPVLKINRKHVLVKNISVNDAELVKKLQSIITDLIRSSSCYITLEEMSHFAEDLGIRVDESSEEHQNTRKVAREITKNIKDVVQYKNETMRLQGDLWRQLAKTEKEICRMRGLGSGNAEDYKTQLAKKCSDLRKQQSDLQFPEGIVRFLSAIKNLTQAEKHYFLRWMKLYLDSISRKHMSAIQAEYKEHCYNPTSNVDKLKDLDQIILNSSLGIEHFIREVGQFYEAQCFIAKNYMGYTLYQIPGIVADLLLDGFPLELMDGDASNIPLQWITDVLTELDKKTGGQCRMRVITVLGVQSTGKSTLLNTMFGLQFPVASGRCTRGAFMTLIKVKENFQEELGCEFILVIDTEGLKAPELASLDDSYEHDNELAILVVGLSDITIVNMAMENTAEMKDILQIVVHAFLRMKDVGKKPNCQFVHQNVSDVSAHDKNMRDRKKLLEQLDEMTKVASRMEEKDNIAKFSDVMDYDPEEHSXYVPGLWHGVLPMASVNTGYSENIFELKRHLFEIMKNQRQSRSQSILDFIKWVKSLWSAVKYEHFIFSFRNSLVAEAYNRLTIKYSELEWKFRKAMYKWMIEAENEISNQSASELEAETWTGIKEDMQRVLEEEERDMLGDLEKYFECGNKYVHLVERYKEDFYKSVMTLRNEIEDNLGMKCEEAIRIQRGKHEIQFVQNSYLKIIEEKATSLLDNCKSIKHQLTNEELESEFENMWNKTISGLQLSSLKEHNVSQEMVEQLRKEMRHKAGYINEKLNDVRSLDDYGQNGLSLDNRYVQPSYYESMPEAIHTEYWNKVNDLVASLKDECGRHVTEQVNTMKDYHHTYSRELLNTINEKLNQEDIRALHLTPLFELDLKLYLLGRAAPVFQKKTSVFFQENNTRFYLDKLKPQYFSMFLNVYQEKDESKVRAQRFCEACLKPSLTDYVYKNLGGEMVNDILTSGDSIRYSSRTFFQYTLLKELLENPDFTQYVKYNNHYETFVKTWIIKYITKKYKESASLESLKSNILVSILRKIRQVLKDPKVRESSSVLECLKTFCVMLKKDLVIAQNEMKVIVFQNNANPIQFSADIEMFLEDVERQIVTEMKHFTIEYVLSKASVKPQNELFRKVFGCGKQCPFCKVPCEAGAANHKEHFASVHRPQGLGTYRCMESKVLSHSICTTDVVGNTTFLNSDTDWKPRLYKEYSRIYPDWSLQPDATIGASDYWKFVFKEYNKQFSDYYNARPAELPEDWYLITKEQALQSLQESFNMR; translated from the coding sequence CAGAAACAAAAACATTTGATAAAAAATGTAAGGAATTAAACATGGAAAAGTTCAGATCGTCAAAGCTCAGTCTCATGGACGTCTTAAAGATCGGACAAGAAGATCTAAAGAGGATCGTACCCCAGAGGATTGAGGAGGTTCCTTGGCGTTTCCTACAAAACCTCATGGCTTTGAACAGCAGTGCAAGAAACACAAGATTTAACCAATCCCCGGATACAAAAATCAGCGCGCTGCATGAGGAGGATATGGATTTCATGGATGAGATGGACAATTCAAGCTCCATCCACCCCTTAGATGTCCTGTGTCTTCTCCTGCATTGTTCCGACAGCTTCCTGCAACAAGAGATTGTCACAAAAATGTCCATGTGCCAGTTTGCTCTCCCTCTGCTTCTTCCCACTGGGGACGGCGCAGGAAGCACGTTCATGTTGTGGACGATGAGAGATATCGTGAAGCGATGGAGACCTCACGCCATAGCCGACAGTAAAGGATGCCGAGAAGACAACCTGGTGAATATTCCTATGCCGGTCTTCTCCTTCGCCAGGCTGGGAAAATGCAATTTGTCCAAGTCAAGAATTCTAAATTGTATTCTTAGCTCGGCTCAAAAACATCATGATTTCTTTGTCCATCAGAACATGGAGGGTGCAAATATTTTAAGGGAAATGTCAGATGGACTTGTAGAGATTGCCTGGTTCTTTCCTGGGGGCCGGGAAAACTCGGACATATTTGCTGATCCAATTGCAGTGACCAACCTCCGTGGTGAcctagagtccaactgggagcagtTTAGCTTTCTAACCAAGGTGTCTACAGCCGTCTTCATCTTCATAGAGAGTATAGATGAGAGGCAGTACCACCTACTAGTAAAGATGGAGGAGACCAACACAAACTACTTCATTATCATTGCTCCTCCATCTAGGGGGATAAGTGGGGAGACACAAACATACGTAAAGATGTTGTACCCCGTTCTAAAAATCAACAGAAAACACGTCTTGGTGAAGAACATCTCCGTAAATGATGCAGAACTAGTCAAGAAATTACAGTCAATCATCACAGATCTAATTAGATCTTCCTCTTGCTACATTACTCTGGAGGAGATGTCCCATTTTGCAGAAGATCTTGGGATACGTGTGGATGAGAGCTCGGAGGAACATCAGAACACCAGGAAAGTCGCTCGGGAGATTACGAAGAACATTAAGGATGTTGTGCAGTATAAAAATGAAACCATGAGACTGCAAGGAGATCTATGGCGGCAGCTGGCCAAAACGGAGAAGGAAATATGTAGGATGAGAGGACTGGGCAGTGGTAACGCAGAGGACTACAAAACACAATTGGCCAAGAAATGTTCTGATCTACGGAAGCAACAAAGTGATCTCCAGTTCCCTGAGGGCATAGTCAGGTTCCTCAGTGCAATCAAGAACTTAACCCAAGCTGAGAAACACTACTTTCTGAGGTGGATGAAACTCTATCTGGACTCCATCTCTCGAAAGCACATGAGCGCTATACAAGCCGAGTACAAGGAGCACTGCTATAACCCAACATCCAACGTAGACAAGTTGAAAGACTTGGATCAGATAATATTAAACAGCTCGTTAGGGATAGAACATTTTATCAGAGAGGTAGGGCAGTTTTACGAAGCTCAATGTTTTATAGCAAAGAACTATATGGGGTATACACTTTATCAAATCCCAGGAATAGTCGCCGATCTCCTGCTGGATGGGTTCCCATTGGAGCTGATGGATGGAGATGCCTCCAACATTCCCTTACAGTGGATAACTGACGTCCTGACTGAGCTGGATAAGAAGACGGGAGGACAATGTAGGATGAGAGTGATCACCGTGCTGGGGGTGCAGAGTACAGGGAAGTCCACCCTTCTGAACACCATGTTTGGTCTACAGTTCCCTGTGGCCAGTGGACGATGCACGCGAGGAGCCTTCATGACCCTTATTAAAGTGAAGGAGAACTTCCAGGAGGAACTAGGCTGTGAATTCATTCTGGTGATTGACACTGAAGGGTTGAAGGCTCCTGAATTGGCTTCTCTTGATGACAGTTATGAACATGACAATGAGTTGGCCATACTAGTGGTTGGGTTGAGTGACATCACCATAGTCAACATGGCCATGGAAAATACTGCAGAGATGAAAGATATTTTGCAGATAGTGGTCCATGCTTTTCTAAGGATGAAAGACGTTGGCAAGAAGCCTAATTGTCAGTTTGTCCATCAGAACGTGAGTGATGTGTCCGCCCATGACAAGAATATGAGAGACAGGAAGAAACTTCTAGAACAATTAGATGAAATGACAAAAGTAGCATCAAGAATGGAAGAAAAAGATAACATTGCAAAATTCTCTGATGTCATGGATTACGATCCTGAGGAGCACAGCTAGTACGTTCCTGGGCTCTGGCACGGGGTTTTACCGATGGCTTCTGTTAATACCGGTTACAGCGAGAATATTTTTGAACTAAAAAGACATTTGTTTGAAATAATGAAAAACCAGCGACAATCAAGATCTCAAAGTATTTTGGATTTCATCAAATGGGTAAAAAGCTTGTGGAGCGCCGTGAAGTACGAACATTTCATCTTCAGCTTTAGGAACAGTCTGGTGGCCGAGGCCTATAACCGGCTTACAATAAAATATTCAGAGCTGGAGTGGAAATTCCGTAAAGCAATGTACAAGTGGATGATTGAGGCAGAGAATGAAATATCAAACCAATCGGCTTCAGAACTGGAGGCCGAGACATGGACTGGGATCAAAGAAGACATGCAGCGAGTGCTAGAGGAAGAGGAACGAGACATGCTGGGAGACCTGGAGAAGTACTTCGAGTGCGGGAACAAATACGTACATCTTGTAGAAAGGTACAAGGAGGACTTCTATAAGAGTGTGATGACACTCAGGAATGAAATTGAAGATAATTTAGGAATGAAATGTGAGGAAGCGATCCGGATACAGCGAGGAAAGCACGAGATACAATTTGTACAGAACAGTTACCTAAAGATTATTGAAGAGAAAGCCACCAGTCTGCTGGACAACTGCAAGAGTATAAAACACCAACTGACCAACGAAGAGCTGGAGTCCGAGTTTGAGAACATGTGGAATAAAACCATATCGGGCCTACAGCTCAGCAGCTTAAAGGAGCACAACGTCAGTCAGGAGATGGTAGAACAGCTGAGAAAGGAGATGAGACACAAAGCCGGTTACATCAACGAGAAGCTCAACGACGTACGGAGTTTAGATGACTACGGGCAGAACGGGTTAAGCCTGGACAACAGATACGTTCAACCTAGCTACTATGAAAGTATGCCGGAAGCAATTCATACAGAGTACTGGAATAAGGTCAACGATCTCGTGGCCTCCTTGAAAGACGAGTGCGGTCGGCATGTAACCGAGCAAGTGAACACCATGAAGGATTACCACCACACCTACAGCCGAGAGCTTCTCAACACCATAAATGAAAAACTCAACCAGGAGGACATAAGAGCCCTCCACCTTACTCCATTGTTCGAGCTGGACCTAAAACTTTACCTCTTGGGTCGAGCTGCTCCCGTGTTCCAGAAGAAGACCAGTGTTTTCTTCCAAGAGAACAACACAAGGTTTTACCTGGACAAGCTGAAACCTCAATACTTCTCCATGTTTCTAAACGTTTACCAAGAAAAGGATGAATCGAAGGTCAGAGCCCAGCGGTTCTGCGAGGCTTGTCTGAAACCTTCCCTCACGGACTACGTGTATAAAAATTTGGGTGGAGAAAtggtaaatgacatattaacgagCGGCGACTCCATCCGGTACAGCAGCAGAACCTTCTTCCAGTATACGCTGCTCAAGGAGCTCTTGGAAAACCCAGATTTCACCCAGTACGTAAAATACAACAACCATTATGAGACTTTTGTGAAGACTTGGATAATAAAATACATTACTAAGAAATATAAGGAGTCCGCATCTCTGGAATCTTTAAAATCCAACATCTTGGTCTCCATCTTAAGAAAAATAAGACAAGTCCTCAAAGACCCAAAAGTGAGAGAAAGTTCTAGTGTTCTGGAATGTCTGAAGACGTTTTGTGTCATGCTGAAGAAAGACTTGGTCATAGCGCAGAACGAGATGAAGGTCATCGTGTTTCAAAATAACGCCAATCCGATCCAGTTCTCGGCCGACATTGAGATGTTCCTTGAGGACGTGGAAAGACAAATTGTTACAGAAATGAAACATTTTACTATTGAGTATGTCCTCTCCAAGGCATCGGTGAAGCCTCAGAACGAGCTGTTCAGGAAGGTGTTTGGCTGCGGGAAGCAGTGTCCATTCTGTAAAGTCCCCTGCGAGGCCGGAGCGGCCAACCACAAGGAGCACTTTGCCTCCGTTCACCGACCACAAGGGTTAGGCACGTACAGGTGCATGGAGTCTAAGGTGCTGTCCCATTCCATATGTACCACTGATGTGGTTGGCAACACGACCTTCCTAAACTCCGACACGGACTGGAAACCTCGTCTTTACAAAGAATACAGCAGAATTTACCCCGACTGGAGCCTACAGCCCGACGCCACCATCGGAGCCTCGGATTACTGGAAATTTGTGTTCAAGGAGTATAATAAACAGTTTTCAGATTATTACAACGCGAGGCCGGCCGAGCTGCCGGAGGACTGGTATCTGATCACCAAAGAGCAAGCGCTCCAAAGCCTACAGGAGTCATTCAACATGAGATGA